The following are encoded together in the Brassica napus cultivar Da-Ae chromosome A9, Da-Ae, whole genome shotgun sequence genome:
- the LOC106368559 gene encoding G-type lectin S-receptor-like serine/threonine-protein kinase At1g11280: MGIVLFPFFLWLSLFLNCGYAAISRDTPLSFGQTLSSPGGTYELGFFSPNNSQNQYIGIWFKKITPRAVVWVANREKPITNPVANLTTSGNGSLILLDSRNNVVWSTKEASTSNKCHAKLLDTGNLVVVDDVSGSFLWQSFENLGDTMLPLSSLMYNIATKEKRVLTSWKTDTDPSPGEFVVQLTSQVPAQIVTMKGDRVYKRSGPWSKTVFTGIPKMDGSYASPFSLFQDIESGTGSFSYLQRNSGLTRVIITSEGYLKTFHYNGTGWVLDFVTPENSCDLYGTCGPYGLCVKKSTPTTCECMKGFVPKFKEEWKRGNMSSGCVRHTELSCQATTNSSTKRHGDSFYRLANVKPPAFYEYASFVDEDQCQEGCLRNCSCTAFAYITGIGCLLWNQELIDTVRYSTGGESLSIRVASSELVGSRTTKIIAGSICLSIFVILVFASYTYWRYRVKQKDSWKNGLEQQEISGLTFFDMNTIRAATNNFNVSNKLGQGGFGPVYKGITADKKEIAVKRLSSSSGQGTEEFMNEIKLISKLQHRNLVRLLGCCIDGEEKLLIYEFMVNKSLDSFLFDMTLKLEIDWPKRFNIIQGVARGLLYLHRDSCLKVIHRDMKVSNILLDENMDPKISDFGLARMVQGTQHQDSTRRVVGTIGYMSPEYAWTGMFSEKSDIYAFGVLQLEIISGMKISSFNCGGQGKTLLEYAWETWLETGGVDLLDQAIASSCSPDEVARCVQIGLLCIQQQAVDRPTLHK; this comes from the exons ATGGGTATTGTTCTCTTTCCTTTCTTTCTCTGGCTAAGTCTATTCCTAAACTGTGGCTATGCAGCTATATCTAGAGACACTCCTTTGTCATTTGGACAAACTCTGAGTTCCCCTGGCGGAACTTATGAGCTAGGATTCTTCAGTCCTAACAACTCTCAGAACCAGTACATCGGGATCTGGTTCAAGAAAATTACACCACGCGCCGTTGTGTGGGTGGCTAACAGAGAAAAGCCTATCACAAACCCTGTGGCAAACCTCACTACCAGCGGAAACGGGAGCCTTATCTTGCTCGACAGCAGAAACAACGTTGTTTGGTCAACCAAAGAAGCTTCCACATCTAACAAGTGTCATGCAAAGCTCTTAGATACCGGCAATCTCGTCGTCGTCGATGATGTTTCAGGAAGTTTTCTATGGCAAAGCTTCGAGAATCTTGGCGATACTATGCTACCTCTCTCGTCCTTAATGTACAACATCGCCACCAAGGAGAAGCGAGTGTTGACTTCTTGGAAAACCGACACTGATCCATCTCCTGGTGAGTTCGTAGTTCAGCTGACTTCACAGGTGCCAGCACAGATCGTTACTATGAAAGGCGATAGAGTTTATAAGAGAAGCGGTCCATGGTCTAAGACCGTGTTCACCGGCATACCGAAAATGGATGGATCCTACGCAAGTCCATTTAGCCTTTTCCAAGATATAGAAAGCGGAACGGGGTCCTTCTCGTATCTACAGAGAAACTCTGGACTTACACGAGTTATCATAACGTCAGAAGGATATCTAAAGACTTTTCATTACAACGGGACAGGGTGGGTTCTCGACTTCGTGACGCCAGAGAATTCATGTGATCTGTACGGTACGTGTGGGCCTTATGGGCTGTGTGTGAAGAAGTCCACTCCCACAACGTGCGAATGCATGAAAGGGTTTGTACCAAAATTCAAGGAGGAGTGGAAACGCGGGAACATGAGTTCTGGATGTGTGAGGCATACAGAGTTATCATGTCAGGCAACAACAAACTCATCTACAAAGAGACATGGAGACTCATTCTATCGTCTGGCAAATGTGAAGCCTCCGGCTTTCTATGAATATGCAAGCTTTGTGGATGAAGATCAATGCCAAGAGGGCTGTCTCAGAAACTGCTCTTGCACTGCTTTTGCGTATATTACTGGAATTGGATGCTTGCTTTGGAATCAGGAACTGATAGATACGGTTAGATATTCCACTGGAGGAGAGTCTCTTTCAATTCGTGTTGCAAGTTCAGAACTGG TTGGAAGCAGGACAACCAAGATTATTGCCGGTAGTATCTGCCTTTCCATTTTTGTGATATTGGTGTTTGCCTCATATACGTACTGGAGATACAGAGTAAAACAAAAGG ATTCATGGAAAAATGGTTTGGAACAACAAGAGATCTCTGGTTTAACTTTCTTTGACATGAATACCATACGAGCTGCTACCAATAACTTTAATGTCTCAAACAAACTTGGTCAAGGTGGATTTGGTCCAGTTTATAAG GGAATTACGGCAGACAAGAAGGAAATAGCCGTTAAACGGCTTTCTAGCAGCTCTGGACAAGGTACAGAAGAGTTCATGAATGAGATAAAACTCATCTCAAAACTACAACACAGAAACTTGGTTCGGCTTTTGGGATGTTGCATTGATGGAGAAGAAAAGCTACTGATTTATGAGTTTATGGTGAACAAAAGCCTTGACAGTTTTCTCTTTG ATATGACTCTAAAGCTTGAGATTGATTGGCCGAAGAGGTTCAACATCATTCAAGGCGTTGCGCGTGGGCTTCTCTATCTCCATCGTGACTCATGCCTCAAGGTCATACACCGAGATATGAAGGTCAGCAACATTCTCTTGGACGAGAACATGGACCCCAAAATATCGGATTTCGGATTGGCTCGGATGGTTCAAGGAACCCAACATCAAGACAGCACACGCAGGGTTGTTGGAACTAT AGGATACATGTCTCCTGAGTATGCATGGACAGGGATGTTCTCGGAGAAGTCTGACATATACGCCTTCGGAGTTCTGCAGTTAGAAATCATAAGTGGGATGAAGATTTCAAGCTTTAACTGTGGTGGCCAAGGCAAAACGCTTCTTGAATAT gCATGGGAAACTTGGCTGGAGACCGGTGGAGTGGATCTGCTGGATCAGGCTATTGCCAGCTCGTGTTCTCCAGATGAAGTGGCGAGATGTGTTCAGATTGGTCTACTCTGCATCCAACAGCAAGCTGTTGACAGACCAACATTGCACAAGTAG
- the LOC106368558 gene encoding pentatricopeptide repeat-containing protein At1g11290, chloroplastic, whose product MSSQLAHVSTITRIQNPPFSSSHHHQFLSQRTYIPAKVYEHPAALLLERCSSLEDLRRVLPLVFKNGLSQEHLFQTKLVSLFCRYGSVVEAARVFDAVDDKLDVLYHTMLKGYAKVPDLDKAVSFFVRMRCDDVEPVVYNFTYLLKACGDEAELGVGKEVHGLLVKSGFSLDLFAMTGLENMYAKCRQVHEARKVFDRMPERDLVSWNTMVSGYSQNGLARMALEMVALMCEENLKPSFITVVSVLPAVSALGLIRIGKEIHGYAMRAGFDSLVNVSTALVDMYAKCGSLRTARRLFDGMLERNVVSWNSMIDAYVQSENPKEAMVIFQKMLDEGVKPTDVSIMGALHACADLGDLEKGRFVHRLSVELDLDRNVSVVNSLISMYCKCKDVDTAASLFGKLRTRTLVSWNAMILGFAQNGRPIEALNYFSQMRAWTVKPDTFTYVSVITALAELSVTHQAKWIHGVVMRNCLDKNVFVATALVDMYAKCGAITTARKVFDMMSERHVTTWNAMIDGYGTHGIGKAALELFEEMRKGNVKPNGVTFLSVISACSHSGLVEAGVKCFHMMKEGYSIEPSMDHYGAMVDLLGRAGLLNEAWDFIAQMPVKPAVNVYGAMLGACQIHKNVSFAEKAAERLFELNPDDGGYHVLLANIYRAASMWEKVGQVRVSMLRQGLRKTPGCSMVEIKNEVHSFFSGSTDHPSSKEIYTFLEKLMCKIKEAGYVPDTKLILGVEDDIKEQLLSSHSEKLAISFGLLNTTAGTTIHVRKNLRVCADCHNATKYISLVTGREIVVRDMQRFHHFKNGVCSCGDYW is encoded by the coding sequence ATGAGCTCACAATTGGCGCATGTCTCCACCATTACTCGAATCCAAAACCCGCCGTTTTCGTCCTCTCACCACCACCAGTTTCTTTCCCAGAGAACTTACATCCCGGCCAAAGTCTACGAGCACCCGGCGGCTCTCCTCCTAGAGAGATGCTCTTCTCTGGAAGACCTCCGACGCGTTCTCCCCCTCGTCTTCAAGAACGGTCTTTCTCAGGAGCATCTCTTCCAGACGAAACTCGTCAGCTTGTTTTGTCGCTACGGCAGTGTGGTTGAAGCTGCTCGTGTCTTCGACGCCGTTGATGATAAGCTCGATGTGCTGTATCACACTATGCTTAAAGGGTACGCTAAAGTCCCGGACTTGGATAAAGCTGTGAGCTTTTTTGTAAGAATGAGGTGTGACGATGTTGAGCCTGTTGTGTATAACTTCACTTATCTGTTGAAAGCCTGTGGAGACGAAGCGGAGCTCGGGGTGGGGAAGGAGGTTCATGGGTTGTTGGTGAAGAGTGGGTTCTCGTTGGATTTGTTCGCCATGACTGGGCTTGAGAATATGTATGCAAAGTGCAGGCAGGTGCATGAAGCTCGCAAGGTGTTCGATAGAATGCCTGAGAGAGACTTGGTTTCGTGGAACACTATGGTTTCTGGGTATTCGCAGAACGGGTTAGCGAGGATGGCGTTGGAGATGGTTGCTCTAATGTGCGAGGAGAATCTGAAGCCTAGTTTCATCACCGTTGTTTCTGTTTTGCCTGCTGTCTCTGCTTTGGGGTTGATTCGTATCGGTAAGGAGATTCATGGGTATGCAATGCGTGCTGGGTTTGATTCTCTTGTCAATGTCTCCACTGCTTTGGTTGACATGTACGCGAAATGTGGATCTCTGAGAACTGCTCGGCGGCTTTTTGATGGTATGTTGGAAAGGAATGTTGTTTCGTGGAATTCGATGATTGATGCCTATGTGCAGAGTGAGAATCCTAAAGAGGCGATGGTGATTTTTCAGAAGATGTTGGATGAAGGAGTGAAACCTACAGATGTATCCATCATGGGTGCTTTGCATGCTTGTGCTGACCTAGGCGACCTTGAGAAAGGAAGATTCGTACATAGGTTATCCGTCGAGTTGGATCTTGATAGAAATGTTTCAGTAGTGAACTCTTTGATCTCCATGTACTGCAAGTGCAAGGACGTTGATACCGCAGCCTCTTTGTTTGGGAAACTGCGGACAAGAACACTTGTTTCTTGGAACGCAATGATATTAGGATTCGCACAGAACGGCCGTCCTATCGAAGCATTGAATTACTTCAGCCAGATGCGGGCTTGGACAGTGAAACCAGATACGTTTACTTACGTGAGTGTGATAACTGCTCTTGCAGAGTTGTCGGTTACGCATCAGGCCAAGTGGATACACGGGGTGGTAATGCGAAACTGTCTGGACAAGAACGTGTTCGTCGCAACGGCTCTTGTCGATATGTATGCGAAATGCGGAGCTATTACGACTGCAAGAAAGGTTTTCGACATGATGAGCGAGCGTCATGTGACGACATGGAACGCGATGATAGATGGATACGGGACGCATGGTATCGGTAAAGCCGCTCTGGAGTTGTTTGAAGAAATGCGAAAAGGGAACGTTAAACCAAATGGTGTGACATTTCTTTCCGTTATCTCTGCTTGCAGCCACTCGGGTTTGGTGGAGGCAGGAGTAAAGTGCTTCCATATGATGAAGGAAGGATACAGCATAGAACCATCGATGGACCACTATGGAGCTATGGTTGATCTTCTAGGCAGAGCTGGACTGTTGAACGAAGCATGGGACTTTATTGCGCAGATGCCTGTTAAGCCAGCTGTTAATGTGTACGGTGCCATGTTAGGTGCTTGTCAGATTCACAAAAACGTGAGTTTCGCTGAGAAAGCAGCAGAGAGATTGTTTGAGTTGAACCCGGATGATGGTGGGTATCATGTGCTGCTTGCAAACATATACCGCGCAGCTTCGATGTGGGAGAAAGTGGGACAAGTGAGAGTTTCAATGCTGAGACAGGGTCTGCGGAAAACTCCTGGCTGCAGTATGGTGGAGATAAAGAACGAGGTGCATAGCTTCTTCTCCGGAAGCACAGACCATCCCAGTTCCAAGGAGATTTACACTTTTCTTGAGAAGCTCATGTGCAAAATCAAAGAAGCTGGCTATGTTCCTGACACGAAATTAATCCTCGGGGTGGAAGATGATATCAAGGAGCAGTTGCTGAGTAGCCACAGCGAGAAGCTGGCTATATCTTTTGGACTCCTGAATACAACAGCTGGTACAACTATTCACGTTAGAAAGAACCTTCGGGTTTGTGCTGACTGTCACAATGCTACCAAGTACATTTCCCTTGTGACCGGACGAGAAATTGTTGTACGGGACATGCAACGGTTCCACCATTTCAAGAACGGTGTCTGTTCGTGCGGAGATTACTGGTGA
- the LOC106368563 gene encoding probable sugar phosphate/phosphate translocator At2g25520 has product MGKGRALSDGVIKKILLSYTYVAIWIFLSFTVIVYNKYILDKKLYNWPYPITLTMIHMGFCSSLAIVLIKVFKIVEPVSMSRETYLRSVVPIGALYSLSLWLSNSAYIYLSVSFIQMLKALMPVAVYSIGVLLKKESFKSRTMTNMLSISFGVAIAAYGEAKFDVWGVVLQLGAVAFEATRLVLIQILLTSKGINLNPITSLYYVAPCCFVFLSVPWIFVEFPVLRETSSFHFDFVIFGTNSVCAFALNLAVFLLVGKTSALTMNVAGVVKDWLLIAFSWSVIKDTVTPLNLFGYGLAFLGVGYYNHCKLQALKAKDAQKKVQAGDEEAGKLLEERESEVAGKRNESQD; this is encoded by the coding sequence ATGGGGAAAGGTCGCGCACTAAGCGACGGAGTGATAAAGAAGATCCTCCTCTCGTACACCTACGTGGCAATCTGGATCTTCCTCAGCTTCACCGTCATCGTCTACAACAAATACATCCTCGACAAGAAGCTCTACAACTGGCCTTACCCCATCACTCTCACCATGATCCACATGGGCTTCTGCTCCTCCTTGGCCATCGTCCTCATCAAAGTCTTCAAGATCGTGGAGCCGGTGTCAATGTCCCGCGAGACTTACCTCAGATCCGTCGTCCCCATCGGGGCCTTGTACTCGCTCTCCCTCTGGTTATCGAACTCGGCTTACATCTACCTCTCCGTCTCCTTCATCCAGATGCTCAAGGCCCTCATGCCCGTCGCCGTTTACTCCATCGGGGTCTTGCTCAAGAAGGAGTCGTTCAAGTCACGCACCATGACCAACATGCTCTCGATCTCCTTCGGCGTCGCCATCGCTGCTTACGGGGAAGCTAAGTTCGATGTTTGGGGAGTTGTTCTCCAGCTTGGTGCTGTTGCGTTTGAAGCGACCAGGTTGGTTTTGATTCAGATCTTGCTTACTTCTAAAGGAATCAATCTAAACCCGATAACTTCTCTTTACTACGTCGCTCCTTGCTGTTTCGTTTTCCTGTCGGTTCCTTGGATCTTTGTTGAGTTTCCGGTTCTTAGAGAGACTTCGAGTTTCCATTTCGACTTCGTCATCTTTGGGACCAACTCCGTTTGCGCGTTCGCGTTGAACCTTGCTGTGTTTCTTCTAGTTGGGAAGACCTCTGCTTTGACTATGAATGTGGCTGGTGTGGTTAAGGACTGGCTATTGATTGCTTTCTCGTGGTCGGTGATTAAGGATACCGTCACGCCGTTGAATCTTTTCGGGTACGGGCTTGCGTTTTTGGGTGTTGGGTATTACAATCATTGCAAGCTGCAGGCGTTGAAGGCGAAAGACGCGCAGAAGAAGGTTCAGGCTGGGGATGAAGAGGCTGGGAAGCTGTTGGAAGAGAGGGAGAGTGAAGTTGCTGGAAAACGTAATGAGAGTCAAGATTGA
- the LOC106363676 gene encoding uncharacterized protein LOC106363676, translated as MNNRNKLLFENKEYSVEETVLKILQDSRAWKGTIEANKKQQVPLIVEPHQNLSNLHLVLLSSITGTNSWSVHTNAAWNSTFGNCGMGWHFKDTLATPAGTFSSTRRSVSSALVAEALALKAAISSAANCGIGIESLEVFSDSKGLITLLNTKKNNV; from the coding sequence ATGAATAATAGGAATAAGCTACTCTTTGAGAATAAAGAGTACTCCGTGGAAGAAACTGTTTTGAAAATCCTTCAGGACTCAAGAGCTTGGAAAGGCACCATTGAGGCCAACAAAAAGCAACAAGTGCCACTTATTGTGGAGCCTCACCAAAATTTATCTAACTTGCATCTGGTATTGCTTTCTTCCATCACAGGTACCAACTCGTGGAGTGTTCACACGAATGCTGCATGGAACTCAACCTTTGGCAACTGTGGAATGGGATGGCACTTCAAAGACACGTTGGCTACACCAGCAGGCACATTCTCCTCAACACGCCGCTCAGTCTCCTCTGCCCTTGTAGCCGAGGCTTTGGCGTTAAAGGCTGCAATCTCTTCCGCAGCAAATTGTGGTATTGGTATTGAGTCCCTTGAAGTCTTCTCTGACTCTAAAGGCCTCATTACTCTCCTCAACACCAAGAAGAACAATGTTTAG
- the LOC106368561 gene encoding putative ATPase N2B: protein MRKVSQISAVLRLALSSSKRSRHTNVCRSYCTPPNPTPSGPLTSYSKLVEQGRLQHDPYQEKVASAFQNLFGRLEHFEKEMEDYHVRLEEWEKKREEERRRLMVEEAEKKEEDGVWASMNKQGQKLLGRWVLGRRQMNVEPGVGKWVSYLNRERKLDSIVGSRPAIPSAPKGLYIYGNVGCGKTMLMDMFYSATDGMIRHRQRFHFHEAMLKINEQMHKYWKENGEEKSSQYSVSSWIMNLPVDERVKEWIAGEEFYKQQLQMKHILPAVADKFLVDQQSIKKGASILCFDEIQTVDVFAIVALSGIMSRLLNTGTVLVATSNRAPRELNQDGMQKEIFDKFISKLEKHCEIISIGSEVDYRRVAAKNSVEHVHYLWPLNNAVMEEFEKMWRQVTDQYGGEITSATLPVMFGRTVDVPESCKGVARFTFEYLCGRPVGAADYIAVAKNYHTIFISEIPAMSMEIRDKARRFITLVDELYNHHCCLVSSAETPIDELFQGTAEGTLFDLESFQFETETEDSRLRRDVLAEGSISAAGSPSSIVKMLSGEEEMFAFARAASRLIEMQTPLYLEGVRFLHPYFHQPK from the exons ATGCGAAAGGTGTCGCAGATCTCTGCCGTTCTACGTCTAGCGTTGTCTTCTTCAAAACGAAGCAGACACACCAATGTCTGTCGTTCCTATTGCACTCCTCCAAATCCAACACCATCAG GTCCACTGACGAGTTACAGCAAGCTAGTGGAACAAGGGAGGCTTCAACACGATCCATACCAAGAGAAAGTCGCTTCAGCCTTCCAAAACTTGTTCGGACGATTGGAACATTTCGAGAAAGAAATGGAAGATTATCAT gtgagattagaagagtgggagaagaagagagaggaagagagacgaAGACTAATGGTGGAAGAAGctgagaagaaggaagaagatggtGTGTGGGCTTCTATGAATAAACAAGGCCAAAAGCTTTTAGGAAGATGGGTCTTAGG GAGAAGACAGATGAATGTAGAGCCTGGAGTTGGTAAATGGGTTTCTTACCTTAACCGAGAGAGGAAACTTGATTCCATTGTCGGTTCTCGTCCTGCAATACCTTCAGCTCCTAAGGGATTATATATCTATGGAAATGTAGGATGTG GCAAGACTATGCTGATGGATATGTTTTATAGCGCCACCGATGGGATGATCAGACATCGACAGCGGTTTCATTTTCACGAGGCTATGCTGAAGATAAATGAGCAGATGCACAAGTATTGGAAGGAGAATGGTGAGGAGAAGTCCTCTCAGTATAGCGTTTCGAGCTGGATTATGAATCTGCCTGTTGATGAGAGAGTTAAAGAGTGGATAGCTGGGGAAGAGTTTTATAAGCAGCAGCTCCAGATGAAACACATTCTTCCAGCTGTGGCTGACAAGTTTCTCGTTGATCAGCAGTCGATTAAGAAAGGAGCCAGCATCCTCTGCTTTGATGAGATTCAG ACAGTTGATGTGTTTGCTATTGTGGCCTTATCTGGAATCATGAGCAGATTGTTGAATACTGGAACTGTTCTTGTGGCTACTAGTAACCGAGCACCAAGGGAGTTAAATCAG GACGGAATGCAGAAGGAGATATTTGATAAGTTTATCTCTAAATTGGAGAAACATTGTGAGATTATCTCAATTGGAAGCGAAGTTGATTACCGCAGAGTTGCAGCAAAAAACTCTGTTGAACAT GTTCACTACTTATGGCCTTTGAATAATGCTGTTATGGAAGAGTTTGAGAAAATGTGGCGTCAGGTCACTGACCAGTACGGTGGAGAAATAACTTCCGCGACTCTACCAGTGATGTTTGGAAG AACAGTGGATGTTCCTGAGAGCTGTAAAGGAGTGGCAAGATTCACATTTGAGTATCTGTGTGGTCGACCGGTAGGTGCAGCGGATTATATAGCAGTGGCTAAAAACTATCATACAATCTTTATTTCTGAGATTCCAGCAATGAGTATGGAAATACGAGACAag GCACGTAGGTTTATAACACTTGTGGATGAGTTATACAACCACCATTGTTGTCTTGTCTCATCCGCAGAGACGCCTATTGATGAGTTGTTTCAAGGAACTGCAGAGGGTACCCTCTTCGACCTCGAAAG CTTCCAGTTTGAGACGGAGACGGAAGATTCTAGGTTAAGGCGAGATGTGCTTGCAGAAGGTAGCATAAGTGCTGCTGGCTCGCCGTCTTCAATCGTGAAAATGCTCTCTGGCGAAGAGGAAATGTTTGCCTTTGCTCGAGCT GCTTCGCGGTTGATTGAGATGCAGACTCCATTGTACCTCGAAGGAGTTCGTTTCTTGCACCCTTATTTCCATCAGCCAAagtaa
- the LOC106363675 gene encoding uncharacterized protein LOC106363675, translated as MDFYNKEEANRAREAAVNKFMANDFAGARKFALKALSLDPEIVGITQMVATFAMHLAAQHTINGEVDHYGVLGVHPQADDEAVKKRYKKLVFILHPDKNNSIGADEAFKLVSKAFEVLSDKEKRAEYDSKRNFVVCEGRGASSSKKGAAKGKTPKRGTKRASDDASTSSAPPPAPPAPPAPPALGVVTTYDGTFWTVCISCKSQYEYHRIYLNQNLRCSHCRQPFIAVETPPPHSSIRKTFVEHQFHSLEWSAVTTTGTITAAHDSQAVPRESTKRVAAASPSTNPPKRRKEVVVEENAVSAYIASSSSAPPKSNTARDFSNGELKNVLVKKSKPTIVSNLHDLITIDPETEDVNMANEVSLCVVDPVRSLGALTINVPEEPNVCDFVKNRTQKPFRDNEIWASNDLLEGTPRVYYMIDKVLSLDPFKMCITRLTTNLLDSQRTCGVFRARDSHICCLPNSFSHKVEAVKGDHGEFLIYPRTGEVWALYRNWPSEWNYPEGYRAGKYDVVEVVEGYTEEYGVRVLPLLKVAGFSSVFRHYLGPKEITSFSKYELSRFSHQMPSCLLTGKDPAGELGGCRQLDAASSLEMQPY; from the coding sequence ATGGACTTTTATAACAAGGAAGAGGCTAATAGGGCAAGAGAGGCTGCAGTGAACAAGTTCATGGCAAACGATTTTGCTGGGGCGAGGAAGTTTGCGTTGAAAGCTCTGTCCTTGGACCCCGAGATCGTTGGAATCACGCAGATGGTGGCTACTTTCGCTATGCATTTAGCTGCGCAGCACACCATAAACGGGGAGGTAGACCACTACGGCGTACTCGGCGTACACCCCCAGGCTGACGACGAAGCAGTGAAGAAACGTTACAAAAAGTTGGTTTTCATCCTTCATCCCGACAAGAACAACTCGATCGGAGCTGATGAAGCCTTTAAGCTAGTTTCTAAAGCATTTGAGGTGTTGTCCGACAAAGAAAAGCGAGCTGAGTACGACTCGAAGAGGAACTTCGTGGTGTGTGAAGGAAGAGGAGCTTCGTCGTCAAAAAAAGGAGCTGCTAAAGGGAAGACTCCAAAGAGAGGTACGAAGCGAGCAAGTGATGATGCCTCTACCTCTTCTGCTCCTCCTCCAGCTCCTCCAGCTCCTCCAGCTCCTCCGGCTCTTGGTGTTGTTACCACTTATGATGGAACGTTTTGGACTGTGTGCATCAGTTGCAAGAGTCAATATGAGTACCATCGCATTTACTTAAACCAGAACCTCCGGTGTTCCCACTGCCGCCAGCCGTTTATAGCTGTGGAAACACCTCCTCCGCACTCTTCCATCCGCAAGACCTTCGTCGAGCATCAGTTTCATTCCCTTGAGTGGAGTGCTGTGACGACCACTGGAACCATAACCGCTGCTCATGACTCCCAGGCTGTGCCTAGAGAGTCCACCAAAAGGGTGGCGGCTGCTTCTCCATCCACAAACCCTCCTAAAAGAAGAAAGGAGGTTGTGGTGGAGGAAAATGCAGTGTCTGCTTACATAGCAAGCTCTTCTTCTGCTCCTCCCAAGTCCAACACCGCAAGAGACTTTTCTAATGGTGAGCTGAAGAACGTGCTGGTGAAGAAATCTAAGCCAACAATCGTCAGTAATCTGCACGATCTAATCACCATCGATCCTGAAACTGAGGATGTCAACATGGCCAATGAAGTATCACTCTGCGTGGTGGACCCCGTGCGTTCTTTGGGAGCCTTGACAATAAACGTTCCTGAAGAACCAAACGTTTGCGACTTCGTAAAGAACCGAACCCAAAAGCCTTTTAGAGACAACGAGATATGGGCTTCTAACGACCTTTTAGAGGGGACGCCTCGAGTCTACTACATGATAGACAAGGTTCTCTCCCTAGATCCATTCAAAATGTGTATCACTCGGCTAACTACGAACTTGCTTGATTCACAAAGAACTTGCGGAGTCTTCAGAGCTAGGGATAGTCACATCTGCTGTTTGCCTAACAGTTTCTCACACAAAGTGGAGGCGGTGAAAGGCGATCATGGCGAGTTTCTTATCTACCCGAGAACAGGTGAGGTATGGGCTCTGTATAGGAACTGGCCAAGTGAATGGAACTATCCTGAAGGATACAGAGCGGGTAAGTACGATGTGGTGGAAGTGGTTGAAGGATATACAGAGGAGTATGGTGTTAGGGTGCTTCCTTTGTTGAAAGTTGCTGGTTTCAGTTCTGTGTTTCGCCATTACTTGGGTCCCAAGGAAATCACAAGCTTCTCAAAGTATGAGTTGTCAAGATTCTCTCATCAGATGCCATCTTGCTTGCTCACAGGTAAGGATCCAGCTGGTGAACTCGGAGGTTGCAGGCAGCTCGACGCAGCATCAAGCTTGGAGATGCAACCGTATTAG